In a genomic window of Mycolicibacterium neoaurum VKM Ac-1815D:
- a CDS encoding helix-turn-helix domain-containing protein: protein MSWKALNWSINIEVETPIERLILMLLANRADQSLSCYPSLGTLVSESCAARSTVLKALNKLEGAGLVVRVAQYHKSGARRPSHYLLKVPDATHSRPSLDVGLPQSANATGTVRSPDRDGPPPGPPEVQFADPLNPSIEPPPEPSSASVLESLPTPWRISRREARRLSPAIEEAFAAGWTSQTLLAHLSSRPEGVRNPAAVLASRLSELPTPPTFSVRRKRPWCGECEDPLSRTITVAQADGTEAAEFCPRCSPQKLSVPRDNSTTAVGR from the coding sequence ATGAGTTGGAAAGCACTCAACTGGTCAATAAATATCGAGGTCGAGACTCCTATCGAGCGTCTTATCCTCATGCTGCTAGCGAACCGCGCAGACCAGAGCCTCTCCTGCTACCCGTCCCTAGGTACGCTCGTATCGGAATCTTGTGCTGCGCGAAGCACGGTCCTAAAGGCGCTTAACAAGCTGGAAGGGGCCGGGCTCGTTGTGCGAGTTGCTCAGTACCACAAATCCGGAGCCAGACGCCCAAGTCATTACCTCCTCAAAGTTCCCGATGCGACGCACTCGCGCCCCAGTCTTGATGTCGGACTCCCTCAGTCCGCCAACGCGACCGGGACCGTCCGATCTCCAGACCGAGACGGTCCACCTCCCGGACCGCCGGAGGTCCAATTCGCGGACCCCTTGAACCCTTCAATAGAACCACCACCCGAACCATCATCGGCCTCCGTGCTGGAGTCTCTTCCCACGCCGTGGCGAATTAGCAGGAGAGAAGCGAGAAGACTGTCACCGGCAATCGAGGAGGCTTTCGCGGCGGGCTGGACATCGCAAACGTTGTTGGCCCACCTTTCATCCCGGCCTGAGGGAGTCCGTAATCCCGCTGCCGTTCTCGCGTCGCGGCTATCAGAGCTGCCAACCCCACCAACCTTCTCCGTCCGGCGAAAGAGGCCGTGGTGCGGCGAGTGCGAAGACCCCTTGTCGCGCACGATCACAGTCGCACAGGCGGACGGCACAGAAGCAGCAGAGTTCTGCCCGCGATGCAGCCCTCAGAAGCTGTCAGTGCCGAGAGACAATTCAACGACGGCTGTGGGGAGGTGA